Proteins co-encoded in one Sulfurihydrogenibium sp. genomic window:
- the thiO gene encoding glycine oxidase ThiO, giving the protein MKGIIIGGGIIGLSIARELNKLGYEITILEKNLLGRGASWAAGGMLAPQAEGLTGNFLNFAVESREMYKDFVKQLEKETGNEVSYYECGIVCPAFSEKEMENLSKRVDYYKELGLESKILTRQEILDMGIKISSFVIGGAFFPQDKQVDNRKLVISLVKYVKNSNITVKEFTEVKFIEADNGIFQRVITNNGAFEADFCILAAGAWSGEIEPIKVFPVKGQMLSFKTKTKNEISKILYSSRAYIIPRKDSNLVVVGATQENVFFKEGNTVSGIFSLLKGLLETLPSTKDYEITETWYGFRPATPDGLPILGKSEIKNLYYATGHFRNGILLAPITAKLITQLIHKGEESRYLKMFDFSRFYIKEE; this is encoded by the coding sequence TTGAAAGGTATAATCATCGGCGGTGGAATTATAGGGCTTTCGATAGCAAGAGAATTAAACAAATTGGGTTATGAAATTACGATTTTGGAAAAAAATTTACTTGGAAGAGGGGCATCATGGGCGGCCGGTGGTATGCTTGCACCTCAAGCAGAGGGTTTAACCGGAAATTTTCTAAATTTTGCCGTTGAATCTAGAGAGATGTATAAAGATTTCGTAAAGCAGCTTGAAAAAGAGACAGGGAATGAAGTTTCATATTATGAATGTGGAATTGTTTGTCCTGCTTTTTCAGAGAAAGAAATGGAAAACTTATCTAAAAGAGTAGATTATTACAAAGAATTAGGCTTAGAGTCAAAAATTCTTACTCGTCAAGAAATTTTAGATATGGGAATTAAAATCTCAAGTTTTGTTATCGGTGGAGCTTTTTTCCCACAGGATAAGCAGGTTGATAATAGAAAACTCGTTATATCATTAGTTAAATATGTAAAAAATTCTAATATAACTGTGAAAGAGTTTACAGAAGTTAAATTTATAGAGGCTGATAATGGAATATTTCAAAGAGTGATCACAAACAATGGGGCTTTTGAAGCAGATTTTTGTATTTTAGCTGCTGGAGCTTGGTCGGGCGAAATAGAACCTATCAAAGTTTTTCCAGTTAAAGGACAAATGTTGTCATTCAAAACAAAAACTAAAAATGAAATTTCAAAAATCCTATATAGCAGTAGAGCTTACATAATTCCAAGAAAAGATAGCAATTTAGTTGTTGTTGGTGCTACGCAAGAAAATGTTTTTTTTAAAGAAGGAAATACGGTATCCGGAATATTTTCACTGCTTAAAGGTTTGTTAGAAACTTTACCATCTACGAAAGACTATGAAATCACAGAAACTTGGTATGGATTTAGACCAGCAACTCCCGATGGTCTTCCTATTCTTGGAAAATCTGAGATAAAAAATTTATACTATGCTACAGGCCATTTCAGAAACGGAATATTACTTGCTCCAATTACAGCAAAATTAATAACTCAATTAATTCACAAAGGAGAAGAATCGCGTTATTTAAAAATGTTTGATTTCAGTAGATTTTATATAAAAGAGGAGTGA
- a CDS encoding nicotinate phosphoribosyltransferase, with amino-acid sequence MKVKDYIEGGLKNFVEVTPSDYKEIGKCKSGCHAVSFYIKEENGKITDVKFNSSKRCKKLLAVADYVAEIIKQKGKVEFKDEEVLEFFKDEKEIEKVKDRLEIIKKALNK; translated from the coding sequence ATGAAGGTAAAGGATTATATTGAAGGTGGATTAAAAAATTTTGTAGAAGTTACTCCTTCAGATTATAAAGAAATTGGAAAATGTAAAAGCGGTTGTCATGCGGTTAGTTTTTATATTAAAGAAGAAAATGGTAAAATTACTGATGTTAAATTCAACTCATCCAAAAGATGTAAAAAATTACTTGCAGTTGCTGATTATGTTGCAGAGATAATAAAACAAAAAGGTAAAGTTGAGTTTAAAGATGAAGAAGTCTTGGAATTCTTTAAAGATGAAAAAGAAATAGAAAAAGTTAAAGATAGATTAGAGATTATCAAGAAGGCGTTAAACAAGTGA
- a CDS encoding LptF/LptG family permease: protein MRILDAYIYKKLFVYLLIIFPSFSIVSALIELIEILKKAKNIEFSTLTLYILTKLPENAYYIIPISLIVASFMFINDLIKSREIYPIILNGISLNYISIRIMLFSILVVVLQVINLETVMPKTNQIYQTLYLKLKNQQEDEKVKGIAYKMWLRIGENQFLYFDFFDLNSKVGKKLIFISLDKEFNPIYRLEAEDFKVSLDKIEASNGRLIKINSLDNIIVEKFDKKILDINIDVENIKKIILAKKPVSISELYKIASISQAYGYESYYFWSKFYEKLATVIAPFILTVFILGFIWTNNKLYTALGFLATVFYWYGTSLISAVAEVGNIPYFSIFFFDVVFLVIGLYILNSKKVSFS from the coding sequence ATGCGAATTTTAGATGCTTACATTTACAAAAAGCTTTTTGTATATTTACTTATCATTTTTCCATCTTTCTCAATAGTCTCTGCTTTAATTGAGCTTATTGAGATTTTAAAAAAAGCAAAAAACATAGAATTTAGCACTTTAACTTTGTACATCCTAACAAAGCTTCCTGAAAATGCTTATTACATAATCCCAATTTCTTTAATAGTAGCATCTTTTATGTTTATCAATGACTTAATAAAAAGCAGAGAAATTTATCCAATCATACTAAATGGAATATCCTTAAATTATATCTCAATAAGAATTATGCTCTTTTCAATCTTGGTTGTGGTTTTACAAGTCATAAATTTAGAAACCGTTATGCCAAAGACTAATCAGATATATCAAACTTTATATTTAAAGTTAAAAAATCAGCAAGAAGATGAAAAAGTCAAAGGCATAGCTTATAAAATGTGGCTAAGGATAGGAGAAAACCAATTTTTATACTTTGATTTTTTTGATTTAAACTCAAAGGTTGGAAAAAAACTAATATTTATTAGCTTAGATAAGGAGTTTAACCCAATTTACAGATTAGAAGCAGAAGATTTTAAAGTTAGCTTAGATAAAATTGAAGCATCAAACGGAAGGTTGATAAAAATAAATAGCTTAGATAACATTATAGTTGAAAAATTTGATAAAAAAATTTTAGATATAAATATTGATGTAGAGAACATAAAAAAAATTATCCTGGCTAAAAAGCCTGTGTCAATTTCAGAGTTATACAAAATAGCTTCCATATCTCAAGCTTATGGTTATGAATCATATTATTTTTGGAGCAAGTTTTATGAAAAGTTGGCTACTGTTATAGCACCTTTTATTTTAACGGTTTTCATTCTTGGATTTATATGGACTAATAATAAGCTTTACACTGCTTTAGGATTTTTGGCAACAGTATTTTACTGGTATGGAACATCACTAATATCTGCCGTTGCTGAAGTTGGCAATATTCCGTATTTTTCTATATTCTTTTTTGACGTTGTGTTTTTAGTGATTGGTCTTTATATTTTAAACAGTAAAAAGGTTAGTTTTTCGTGA
- a CDS encoding ABC transporter permease, translating into MGVINSLIEHTGNITIFFLRTLLSFKKFPKIKHILKYMEDIGVNAAPLIVLTGFFTGGVLVVETYPTFHKFNAEFLMGALVSLSLARELSPVLVALLVTARSGSAIAANIGTMRITEQIDALEVMAVDPMRYLVAPRIITAILMVPFLTVLSYTSGVIGGYFTSVYVYGINEYMYWEKLKDFTELKDIMGGLFKSAVFGVVLVTIAAYFGYITKGGAEGVGRSTTTAVVVASVVILILDYFLTALIY; encoded by the coding sequence ATGGGTGTAATAAATTCTTTAATAGAGCATACAGGAAACATAACAATTTTTTTTCTTAGAACGTTATTATCTTTTAAAAAATTTCCAAAGATAAAGCATATACTTAAATATATGGAAGATATTGGCGTCAATGCTGCACCTTTGATAGTATTAACCGGATTTTTTACCGGTGGTGTTTTAGTTGTAGAGACTTATCCAACCTTTCATAAATTCAACGCTGAGTTTTTGATGGGAGCTTTGGTATCATTGTCGCTTGCAAGAGAATTATCGCCTGTTTTAGTAGCTCTTTTAGTTACTGCAAGGTCTGGTTCTGCAATTGCTGCAAATATAGGCACAATGAGAATAACAGAGCAGATAGATGCTCTTGAAGTTATGGCAGTAGACCCAATGAGATATCTTGTTGCTCCAAGAATAATTACAGCAATACTAATGGTGCCATTCCTAACAGTTTTATCCTATACAAGCGGTGTAATTGGTGGATACTTTACATCTGTTTATGTTTACGGAATAAATGAATACATGTATTGGGAAAAATTAAAAGATTTTACAGAGCTAAAGGATATTATGGGTGGTTTGTTTAAATCTGCTGTGTTTGGTGTTGTTCTTGTTACGATAGCAGCTTATTTTGGGTACATTACCAAAGGTGGTGCAGAAGGTGTTGGTAGGTCAACAACAACTGCTGTAGTTGTTGCATCAGTAGTTATCTTAATCCTTGACTATTTCCTAACTGCACTTATTTACTGA
- the dnaB gene encoding replicative DNA helicase — translation METLKDLPFLPYDEDAERAILGSLIVYPEIIDSVLTKLKIDDFYLQKHKIIYETIIDLFNQGKSLGLIILKDGLEKKGKLEFIGGISYLYQISEESVPPDIAFQIVDIIKEKSILRSLIESAQKIIAKAKNKESDINSLLEEAESIIFQVTENKEVVNYYSLGEVLKETLKIINELSKKETVVTGIPTGFYDLDRLTTGFHPGDLVIIAARPGMGKTSFALSILHHLSVVDEVPSAFFSLEMSRQQIAMRLLGEESKIPLKKIRSGFLNESEIEKLTEVALKMMNAPLYIDDTASLSILDLKAKARRLKKEKDVKIIVVDYLQLLRSHRRVENRQQEVAEISRGLKALAKELGIPVVALAQLSRQAEMRADKRPQLADLRESGSIEQDADLVLFIHRPEYYKKNPSPQEEGLAEIIIAKQRNGPTGTVHLAFIKEITKFENLAKTSHNIEEEIYEEEQEYIEESEDGVDF, via the coding sequence ATGGAAACTCTAAAGGATTTGCCCTTTTTGCCTTATGATGAAGATGCAGAAAGGGCAATCCTTGGAAGTTTAATCGTTTATCCTGAAATCATTGACTCAGTCCTTACTAAGCTAAAAATTGATGATTTTTATCTTCAAAAACATAAAATCATTTACGAGACCATTATTGATTTATTCAACCAAGGGAAATCCTTAGGATTGATCATCTTAAAAGACGGATTAGAAAAAAAGGGAAAATTAGAATTCATAGGAGGAATAAGTTATTTATACCAAATTTCCGAAGAAAGTGTTCCGCCTGACATAGCATTTCAAATTGTTGATATCATTAAAGAAAAATCCATTTTAAGGTCTTTAATAGAATCTGCGCAAAAGATAATTGCCAAAGCAAAAAATAAAGAATCTGATATAAACAGTTTATTAGAGGAAGCGGAAAGTATAATTTTTCAGGTAACAGAAAATAAAGAAGTAGTAAATTATTACAGTCTTGGAGAAGTTTTAAAAGAGACTTTAAAAATAATCAATGAACTTTCCAAAAAGGAAACAGTGGTCACAGGAATACCAACTGGATTTTATGATTTAGACAGATTAACCACCGGATTTCATCCGGGTGATTTAGTCATAATTGCTGCAAGACCGGGTATGGGAAAAACAAGCTTTGCATTGTCAATTTTACATCATCTATCCGTTGTAGATGAAGTTCCCTCTGCATTTTTCTCATTAGAAATGTCAAGACAACAAATTGCAATGAGACTTCTTGGAGAAGAATCTAAAATTCCACTTAAAAAAATAAGGTCTGGATTTTTAAATGAAAGTGAGATTGAGAAATTAACAGAAGTTGCATTAAAAATGATGAATGCGCCATTGTATATAGATGATACTGCCTCTTTATCTATCTTAGATTTAAAAGCAAAGGCAAGAAGGTTGAAAAAAGAAAAAGATGTCAAGATAATCGTTGTTGATTATCTGCAACTGCTTCGCTCCCATAGAAGAGTAGAAAATAGACAACAAGAAGTAGCAGAAATATCAAGAGGGCTAAAGGCTTTAGCAAAAGAGCTTGGAATTCCTGTTGTAGCTTTGGCACAGCTTTCAAGGCAAGCTGAAATGCGAGCAGACAAAAGACCACAGCTTGCAGACTTAAGAGAATCTGGTAGTATTGAGCAAGACGCAGACCTTGTTTTATTCATACATAGACCTGAGTATTATAAGAAAAATCCTTCGCCGCAAGAAGAAGGGTTAGCGGAGATAATAATTGCAAAGCAAAGAAACGGACCAACCGGCACGGTTCATTTAGCATTCATTAAAGAAATAACTAAATTTGAAAATTTAGCTAAAACAAGTCATAATATAGAAGAAGAAATTTATGAAGAAGAGCAGGAATATATAGAAGAGTCTGAAGACGGAGTAGATTTTTAA
- the rplI gene encoding 50S ribosomal protein L9: protein MKVVLTKDVEGWGTIGDVIEVKRGFARNYLIPRGLALELTEENKRFIDNILAQKARKLQREKEKALELAKKLNGVEVEIGRPIGVTGKMYGSVTTSDIAEKLKERDIEVDKKKIMLRSPIRNLGSYNIQVKLHPEVSATIKVHVVPESK, encoded by the coding sequence ATGAAGGTTGTTTTAACTAAGGACGTAGAAGGCTGGGGAACTATTGGTGATGTTATAGAGGTTAAAAGAGGTTTTGCAAGAAATTATCTTATTCCAAGAGGATTGGCATTAGAATTAACAGAAGAGAATAAAAGATTTATTGACAATATTTTAGCCCAAAAAGCAAGAAAGCTCCAAAGAGAAAAAGAGAAAGCTCTTGAATTAGCAAAAAAACTAAACGGCGTTGAGGTTGAAATAGGAAGACCGATTGGTGTGACCGGAAAAATGTATGGTTCTGTTACAACGTCAGATATTGCTGAAAAATTAAAAGAAAGAGATATTGAAGTTGATAAGAAAAAAATAATGCTTAGAAGTCCAATTAGAAATCTTGGAAGTTACAATATCCAAGTTAAATTACATCCTGAAGTATCAGCAACTATCAAAGTACACGTAGTACCAGAATCTAAATAA
- the rpsR gene encoding 30S ribosomal protein S18, with product MTNAAQNKPYFPKRKKYCKFCAEKKEPSYKDIETLREFISERGKIIPSRTSGTCAKHQRRLAVEIKRARQLALIPYVII from the coding sequence ATGACTAATGCTGCTCAAAATAAACCATACTTTCCAAAAAGAAAAAAATACTGTAAATTCTGTGCAGAAAAAAAAGAACCAAGTTACAAAGACATTGAAACATTGAGAGAGTTTATATCTGAAAGAGGTAAAATAATTCCAAGTAGAACTTCTGGAACTTGTGCTAAACATCAAAGAAGGTTGGCTGTTGAGATTAAAAGAGCAAGACAGCTTGCTTTAATACCTTACGTAATTATTTAA
- the ssb gene encoding single-stranded DNA-binding protein: MLNKVMLIGRLTRDPEVRFLPSGVQVTNLTIAVNRRYKDKSGEWREESYFFDIESYGKLAERVGSQLSKGYQILIEGSLRQDRWESSSGEKRSKVKIVADRIALLGKPGDRNAKSTSTEEDLDIPLEDFESDEDVPF; encoded by the coding sequence ATGCTCAATAAGGTCATGTTAATCGGAAGGCTTACAAGGGACCCGGAAGTTAGGTTTCTTCCAAGCGGTGTACAGGTAACAAATCTTACTATAGCTGTAAATAGAAGATATAAAGACAAAAGCGGAGAGTGGAGAGAAGAGAGCTACTTTTTTGACATTGAAAGTTACGGAAAACTTGCTGAAAGAGTAGGATCTCAGCTTAGCAAAGGGTATCAAATTCTTATTGAAGGCTCATTAAGACAGGATAGGTGGGAATCATCTTCTGGCGAAAAAAGAAGTAAGGTAAAAATTGTGGCAGATAGAATAGCCTTACTTGGAAAGCCCGGCGATAGAAATGCTAAATCAACCTCTACAGAGGAAGACCTTGACATACCGCTCGAAGATTTTGAATCAGACGAGGATGTACCATTTTAA
- the rpsF gene encoding 30S ribosomal protein S6 produces the protein MRHYELVFVLKPTLSEEEIKTRVQAIKDLIQQNQGEIYNEENWGRRNLAYPINKFNSGYYFLINYKTENYKLPAILEYNLRINEDIIRFLNMKLKTPKAVAKGE, from the coding sequence ATGAGACATTACGAGTTAGTTTTCGTGCTTAAGCCAACTTTGTCTGAAGAGGAAATCAAAACCAGAGTTCAGGCAATCAAAGATTTAATCCAGCAAAACCAAGGTGAGATTTACAACGAAGAAAACTGGGGAAGAAGAAATCTTGCCTATCCAATTAACAAGTTCAATTCTGGATACTATTTCTTAATCAACTACAAAACAGAAAATTATAAACTACCGGCGATCTTAGAGTACAATCTAAGAATCAATGAAGACATAATCAGATTTTTAAATATGAAATTAAAAACTCCTAAAGCTGTTGCTAAAGGAGAATAA
- the pth gene encoding aminoacyl-tRNA hydrolase, with protein sequence MIKAIIGLGNPGEKYKNTRHNVGFMVADLVAKSLNCDKKYKEKAFSHIFECPDYDVIIAKPQTYMNLSGNAVLNILKDYKIKPSEILVVYDDLDLPLGVARLRLKGSSGGHNGIKSIINTIKTEEFPRLKIGIGRPEKKEEVSDYVLSPFTKEEKFMLDKVLAHANECILNVLKYGVEKSMNMCNKNVI encoded by the coding sequence TTGATTAAGGCAATAATAGGACTTGGCAATCCGGGTGAGAAGTATAAAAACACTCGTCATAATGTAGGCTTTATGGTTGCTGATTTGGTTGCCAAGTCTTTAAACTGCGATAAAAAATATAAAGAAAAAGCTTTTTCGCATATTTTCGAATGCCCTGATTACGATGTTATTATTGCAAAACCACAAACTTATATGAATTTAAGCGGTAATGCTGTATTAAATATACTTAAAGACTACAAAATAAAACCATCTGAAATTTTGGTTGTGTATGATGACTTAGACCTTCCGCTTGGAGTAGCAAGATTAAGGTTAAAAGGTTCAAGTGGTGGACATAATGGGATAAAATCTATTATTAATACAATCAAAACGGAAGAATTTCCCAGATTGAAAATAGGAATAGGCAGACCGGAAAAAAAGGAAGAAGTGTCCGATTATGTTTTATCACCTTTTACAAAAGAAGAAAAATTCATGTTAGATAAAGTTTTAGCCCATGCAAATGAATGCATTCTAAATGTGTTAAAATATGGTGTAGAAAAATCTATGAATATGTGTAATAAAAATGTAATATAA
- a CDS encoding 50S ribosomal protein L25/general stress protein Ctc: MQTIEWKALPRKKTVKSELKNYRKKGYLPAEIYGKGHPNISVYITKKSLLSRPHGNFLIKLIIEGDPEPKLCILKDIQYSYLGDEPIHVDLYEVTQGVELDIEVPVEFVGKVKGVEKGGIFEAHLHSILVRTTPKNIPEKIVIDVSDLDLGDVFHVRDIKAPEGVKIMTHPDEVVAVVSEPEVEEVSAEEGEGATA, encoded by the coding sequence ATTCAAACCATAGAATGGAAAGCATTACCAAGAAAGAAAACTGTTAAAAGCGAATTAAAAAATTACAGAAAAAAAGGCTATTTACCGGCAGAGATTTATGGTAAAGGGCACCCAAACATTTCAGTTTACATTACTAAAAAATCGCTACTTTCAAGACCACACGGAAACTTTTTAATTAAGCTAATAATTGAAGGAGATCCAGAGCCAAAATTGTGCATTTTAAAAGATATTCAATACAGCTACTTAGGAGACGAGCCTATTCATGTTGACCTTTACGAAGTAACGCAGGGTGTAGAGCTTGATATTGAAGTTCCTGTTGAATTTGTTGGAAAAGTTAAAGGTGTGGAAAAAGGCGGTATCTTTGAAGCTCATTTACACTCTATCTTGGTAAGAACAACTCCAAAGAATATTCCAGAAAAAATTGTTATAGACGTTTCTGATCTTGATTTAGGAGACGTTTTCCATGTTAGAGATATAAAAGCTCCAGAAGGTGTGAAGATTATGACACATCCGGATGAAGTTGTTGCAGTAGTTTCTGAACCTGAAGTTGAAGAAGTATCAGCTGAAGAAGGAGAAGGAGCAACAGCATAA